A genome region from Microcella alkaliphila includes the following:
- the rplF gene encoding 50S ribosomal protein L6, translated as MSRIGRMPIDIPGGVDVKIDGQAVTVKGPKGELSLTVASPIEVAIEEGQVVVTRPDDERNSRSLHGLTRTLIANQIIGVTQGYSKGLEVVGTGYRVQAKGSSVEFALGFSHPVTVDPPAGITFTVEGNNKLTVSGIDKQAVGEVAANIRKIRKPEPYKGKGIRYAGEVVRRKAGKAGK; from the coding sequence ATGTCACGTATTGGACGCATGCCGATCGACATCCCCGGGGGAGTCGACGTGAAGATCGACGGCCAGGCCGTCACCGTCAAGGGCCCGAAGGGTGAGCTGTCGCTCACCGTGGCGAGCCCCATCGAGGTCGCTATCGAGGAGGGCCAGGTCGTCGTGACCCGTCCCGACGACGAGCGCAACTCGCGCTCGCTGCACGGCCTGACCCGCACGCTGATCGCGAACCAGATCATCGGCGTGACGCAGGGCTACTCGAAGGGTCTCGAGGTCGTCGGCACCGGTTACCGTGTGCAGGCCAAGGGTTCCTCGGTCGAGTTCGCACTCGGCTTCTCACACCCGGTGACGGTCGACCCGCCCGCGGGCATCACGTTCACCGTCGAAGGCAACAACAAGCTCACCGTCAGCGGCATCGACAAGCAGGCCGTGGGCGAGGTCGCCGCGAACATTCGCAAGATCCGCAAGCCCGAGCCGTACAAGGGCAAGGGCATCCGCTACGCGGGCGAGGTCGTTCGCCGCAAGGCCGGAAAGGCTGGTAAGTAA
- the rpmD gene encoding 50S ribosomal protein L30, giving the protein MAQRLKVTQIKSVISEKQNQRDTLRSLGLKRIGDSVVREDTPANRGYVKTVAHLVTVEEID; this is encoded by the coding sequence ATGGCTCAGCGCCTCAAGGTGACCCAGATCAAGTCCGTAATCAGCGAGAAGCAGAACCAGCGCGACACCCTGCGCAGCCTGGGCCTCAAGCGCATCGGCGACAGTGTCGTGCGCGAGGACACCCCGGCCAACCGTGGGTACGTCAAGACGGTCGCGCACCTCGTGACGGTCGAGGAGATTGACTAA
- the rpsE gene encoding 30S ribosomal protein S5, producing the protein MSETEFTNNAKEQTVAAEAPVETAASSQSNTTETREPRRGGRDRNQGRDRGARETEKSPFLERVVTINRVSKVVKGGRRFSFTALVVVGDGNGMVGVGYGKAREVPTAISKGVEEAKKNFFRVPRVAQTIPHPVQGEAAAGVVLLRPAAAGTGVIAGGPVRAVLECAGIHDVLSKSLGSSNTINIVHATVEALKMLEEPRAVAARRGLDFEDVAPARLVRAEAEAAKAAAGKAGA; encoded by the coding sequence GTGAGCGAGACAGAATTCACCAACAACGCGAAGGAGCAGACCGTGGCGGCAGAGGCCCCCGTGGAGACCGCTGCGTCGTCGCAGTCGAACACCACTGAGACGCGCGAGCCGCGTCGTGGTGGCCGCGACCGCAACCAGGGCCGCGACCGCGGTGCGCGCGAGACCGAGAAGAGCCCCTTCCTCGAGCGCGTCGTGACGATCAACCGCGTTTCGAAGGTCGTCAAGGGTGGTCGTCGCTTCAGCTTCACCGCTCTCGTCGTCGTCGGTGACGGCAACGGCATGGTCGGCGTCGGCTACGGCAAGGCCCGCGAGGTTCCGACCGCGATCTCGAAGGGCGTCGAGGAGGCGAAGAAGAACTTCTTCCGCGTTCCCCGCGTCGCCCAGACGATCCCGCACCCCGTGCAGGGTGAGGCCGCGGCCGGCGTCGTGCTGCTGCGTCCCGCCGCCGCCGGTACCGGTGTTATCGCCGGTGGTCCGGTGCGCGCCGTGCTTGAGTGCGCCGGAATCCACGACGTTCTGAGCAAGTCGCTCGGTTCGTCGAACACGATCAACATCGTTCACGCGACCGTCGAGGCGCTGAAGATGCTCGAGGAGCCCCGCGCCGTCGCCGCTCGCCGTGGCCTGGACTTCGAAGACGTGGCTCCCGCCCGTCTCGTCCGCGCCGAGGCCGAGGCCGCGAAGGCCGCAGCCGGAAAGGCGGGTGCATGA
- the rplR gene encoding 50S ribosomal protein L18 — protein sequence MGLGTRGKSKTAAKSRRHARLRKRVVGTAERPRLVVTRSARHVFVQIVDDSKGHTLASASTMEGDLRTFDGDKTAKARKVGELLAERAKNAGVEAVVFDRGGNRYAGRVAAIADGAREAGLSL from the coding sequence ATGGGTCTCGGTACTCGAGGGAAGAGCAAGACGGCCGCGAAGAGCCGTCGCCACGCGCGTCTGCGCAAGCGGGTCGTGGGCACGGCCGAGCGTCCCCGTCTCGTCGTGACGCGCTCGGCGCGCCACGTGTTCGTGCAGATCGTCGACGACAGCAAGGGTCACACCCTCGCCAGCGCGTCGACCATGGAGGGCGACCTCCGCACGTTCGACGGCGACAAGACCGCGAAGGCGCGCAAGGTGGGCGAGCTGCTCGCCGAGCGTGCGAAGAATGCCGGTGTGGAGGCAGTCGTCTTCGACCGGGGTGGTAACCGTTACGCCGGACGCGTTGCGGCGATCGCCGATGGAGCGCGAGAGGCAGGGTTGAGCCTGTGA